One part of the Thermococcus radiotolerans genome encodes these proteins:
- a CDS encoding ATPase domain-containing protein — protein MVMKYTVKRVKSGIPGFDDLIEGGFPAGTTVLVTGPTGSGKTTFGVQFVYKGAAEHNEPGVIVTLEERAQDLRREMLAFGWDLEKYERERKIAIVDGVSAVVGLPSEEQYVLEGNLNAEDFLRYIYRVVKAINAKRLVIDSIPSIAFRLQEEGKIREVLLQLNTILLEMGVTSILTTEAPDPSRGRISRYGMEEYIARGVVLLDFVEKEVELKRYLLIRKMRETKHSMKKYPFEINEEGIVVYPSGEVY, from the coding sequence ATGGTCATGAAATACACCGTCAAAAGAGTAAAAAGCGGTATCCCTGGTTTTGACGATTTAATCGAGGGTGGTTTTCCCGCGGGGACGACCGTCTTGGTTACAGGGCCAACTGGAAGCGGTAAGACTACTTTTGGAGTTCAGTTCGTCTACAAGGGTGCCGCTGAGCATAACGAACCCGGAGTCATAGTCACCCTTGAGGAGAGGGCGCAGGACCTTAGAAGGGAGATGCTTGCCTTCGGATGGGACCTTGAAAAGTACGAGAGGGAGAGGAAGATAGCCATAGTGGACGGCGTCAGCGCGGTTGTCGGGCTACCCTCCGAGGAGCAGTACGTTCTCGAGGGCAACCTCAACGCCGAGGACTTTCTCCGCTACATATACCGTGTCGTCAAGGCGATAAACGCCAAGAGGCTGGTGATAGACTCGATCCCCTCCATAGCCTTTAGACTCCAGGAGGAGGGCAAGATAAGGGAGGTTCTTCTCCAGCTCAACACGATACTCCTCGAGATGGGCGTCACCTCGATACTGACCACCGAGGCTCCCGACCCTAGCAGGGGTAGAATAAGCCGCTATGGAATGGAGGAGTACATAGCAAGGGGCGTCGTCCTCCTGGACTTCGTTGAGAAGGAGGTCGAACTGAAGCGCTACCTCCTCATCAGGAAGATGCGCGAGACCAAGCACTCCATGAAGAAGTACCCATTCGAGATCAACGAGGAAGGCATCGTCGTCTACCCGAGCGGCGAGGTCTACTGA
- a CDS encoding DMT family transporter, which yields MNGRIKIATAMLIWGSVGIFARFSNLSGLGVAFFRVSLGALLLLAILLRKREWLQSLLPLLKARWKPLLALGVSLALNWVFLFTAFNYTTIANAVLVYYLAPIIATVISWKFLGEKLSLKSWLLIGTAFAGLILIMSGQNVDLGDRDFIGILLALVAAFFYALIPNLGRFLRGIEGKTLTFLQLAIASLVLAPFMALSGAGEPAWWAIFILVAVHTVLALFLYMDGLKDVEVNEAALLSYLDPMSAIVYAFLIFGEVPGIRTAIGGTLILLASLLDIKARGS from the coding sequence GTGAACGGAAGGATAAAGATAGCCACGGCGATGCTGATATGGGGCAGCGTGGGGATATTCGCACGCTTCTCGAACCTATCCGGCCTAGGGGTCGCCTTCTTCAGAGTGTCTCTGGGCGCCCTCCTGCTCCTCGCCATCCTCCTGAGAAAGAGGGAATGGCTCCAATCACTCCTCCCCCTCCTGAAGGCCAGGTGGAAGCCCCTCTTGGCTCTGGGCGTTTCCCTCGCCCTGAACTGGGTCTTCCTGTTCACGGCGTTTAACTACACCACCATAGCCAACGCGGTTCTCGTCTACTACCTGGCCCCGATAATAGCGACGGTTATCTCGTGGAAGTTCCTGGGGGAGAAACTGAGCCTGAAGAGCTGGCTCCTTATAGGCACTGCCTTCGCCGGGCTTATCCTGATCATGAGCGGCCAGAACGTTGACCTGGGCGACAGGGACTTCATAGGGATTCTGCTCGCCCTGGTGGCGGCCTTCTTCTACGCCCTGATACCGAACCTCGGAAGGTTCCTGCGTGGAATCGAAGGCAAAACGCTGACTTTCCTCCAGCTCGCGATAGCATCGCTCGTGCTCGCTCCGTTTATGGCCCTCTCGGGCGCCGGAGAACCTGCCTGGTGGGCGATTTTCATTCTCGTTGCGGTTCACACAGTTCTGGCGCTGTTCCTCTACATGGACGGGCTCAAGGATGTCGAGGTCAACGAGGCGGCACTCCTGAGCTACCTAGACCCCATGAGCGCGATAGTCTACGCCTTTTTAATATTCGGGGAGGTTCCGGGAATAAGAACCGCGATTGGAGGGACCCTGATACTCCTTGCATCCCTGCTGGATATCAAGGCGAGGGGGTCGTAG
- a CDS encoding DUF61 family protein encodes MPKAEDILNREIARVNLHLPASRPTLGELLNEDEPRVRLRDGSYHYFKRSELEYLLSLLDRGEEERLRIPIVLEISTLYRGYFRVRGRIEVKVMDKILGTYDILEEKAEELYPRYLLPKIRKALPTTTTYAFITE; translated from the coding sequence ATGCCGAAGGCAGAGGACATACTAAACAGGGAGATAGCCAGGGTGAACCTCCACCTTCCCGCCAGCAGGCCCACGCTGGGGGAGCTGCTCAACGAGGATGAGCCTAGGGTCAGACTGCGGGATGGGAGCTACCACTACTTCAAACGCTCCGAGCTGGAGTACCTTCTCTCCCTCCTCGATAGGGGCGAGGAGGAGCGTCTCAGGATACCGATAGTACTCGAGATAAGCACCCTCTACAGGGGGTACTTCAGGGTGAGGGGCCGTATTGAGGTTAAGGTTATGGACAAAATCCTCGGCACCTACGATATCCTGGAGGAGAAGGCGGAGGAGCTGTACCCCAGGTACCTCCTTCCGAAAATCAGAAAAGCCCTCCCGACGACAACGACCTACGCCTTCATAACGGAGTGA
- the priL gene encoding DNA primase large subunit PriL — MLDPFGDRAKRLVKEEFGGISELLSIIPSYVGIDQAIERVSWVKSGEIPEEILGLGDVQDLLTFYALLGALAFSPYGIEMELVKESNAKIYSERLRRAGRIRGTSIALESVDTAEIPTRDRTILERTHHQELPPGERERLRLKYKIPLGKLLELWDGSLKEVYIRRGYAYLTEEQGLRLWERSFERNFERAVNLLYEVRDELPEYYLRLYERLGEVAREHFKERLERMGSAEAQPLRFDLFPPCVKIALGGVPSGLRNYAITVLLTSFLSYARLCPNPPRRDVRIRDCVSDLSIVEKEILPVIIEAGNRCSPPLFEDQPHEVKNIWYHLGFGLTDKPTLEDSGNSTWYFPPNCSKIRANAPQLCKPDRHCRNIKNPLTYYLRRLYLENRGKAGEKESVEGGEENG, encoded by the coding sequence ATGCTTGATCCCTTCGGAGATAGAGCCAAGCGGCTCGTCAAGGAGGAGTTCGGTGGAATAAGCGAACTGCTCTCAATCATCCCCTCCTACGTGGGAATAGACCAGGCCATAGAGAGGGTCTCGTGGGTGAAATCGGGCGAGATTCCGGAGGAGATTCTCGGACTTGGAGACGTTCAGGACCTGCTGACGTTCTACGCCCTTCTGGGAGCCCTTGCGTTTTCACCCTACGGCATAGAGATGGAGCTCGTAAAGGAGAGCAACGCTAAGATATACTCCGAGAGACTTAGACGGGCGGGGAGGATAAGGGGAACCTCAATCGCCCTGGAGAGCGTGGATACAGCTGAGATACCCACCAGGGACAGAACGATACTTGAGAGAACCCACCACCAGGAACTCCCACCGGGGGAGAGGGAGAGGCTCAGGCTGAAGTACAAAATACCCCTCGGAAAGCTTCTGGAGCTGTGGGACGGCAGCCTCAAGGAGGTGTACATCAGGAGAGGCTACGCCTACCTCACGGAGGAACAGGGACTGAGGCTGTGGGAGAGGTCCTTCGAGAGGAACTTTGAAAGGGCGGTGAACCTGCTCTATGAGGTGAGGGACGAGCTTCCGGAGTACTACCTCAGGCTCTACGAGAGACTCGGGGAGGTCGCGAGGGAGCACTTCAAGGAAAGGCTCGAAAGGATGGGCTCGGCAGAAGCTCAGCCGCTGCGCTTTGACCTCTTCCCTCCGTGCGTTAAAATCGCCCTCGGGGGCGTTCCATCCGGACTGAGGAACTACGCTATAACGGTTCTCCTCACGAGCTTCCTGAGCTACGCGAGGCTGTGCCCCAATCCCCCCAGGAGGGACGTCAGGATAAGGGACTGCGTGAGCGACCTGAGCATCGTTGAGAAGGAGATACTTCCTGTGATAATCGAGGCTGGCAACCGCTGCAGCCCGCCACTCTTCGAGGACCAGCCCCACGAGGTCAAGAACATCTGGTATCACCTCGGCTTCGGCCTGACGGACAAGCCAACCCTCGAGGACAGCGGAAACTCCACGTGGTACTTCCCGCCAAACTGCTCTAAGATACGGGCAAACGCCCCGCAGCTCTGTAAGCCGGACAGACACTGCAGGAACATCAAGAACCCGCTGACGTACTATCTGAGACGTCTCTACCTTGAAAACAGAGGAAAAGCCGGCGAGAAGGAAAGCGTCGAGGGCGGTGAGGAGAATGGCTGA
- a CDS encoding DUF5748 family protein, with amino-acid sequence MHFEVVKEFLEEIGADWIEIDGEIHLEPEVFYEVWKYVGQPDLGMYTIEDEVVEPGSYDPPEKKYVSTKKIRVKKAYFTTLDDKRIVTDYNELQRILKEKSP; translated from the coding sequence ATGCACTTCGAGGTAGTGAAAGAGTTTCTCGAGGAAATAGGGGCGGATTGGATAGAGATTGACGGCGAAATCCACCTTGAGCCGGAGGTCTTCTACGAAGTCTGGAAATACGTCGGCCAACCCGACCTCGGCATGTACACGATCGAAGACGAGGTCGTCGAGCCCGGTTCTTACGATCCGCCCGAGAAGAAGTACGTAAGTACGAAGAAGATTCGGGTCAAGAAGGCGTACTTCACTACGCTGGACGACAAGAGAATAGTAACGGACTACAACGAACTCCAGAGGATTCTGAAGGAGAAATCTCCCTGA
- a CDS encoding COG1361 family protein produces MRKTAVAFILLMLVMALLPRSSAQFVSFTTNDEITLLRGDYSSGTIMLTNAGGFSFKVVSYQKFWVEDADGNKIPGFNLTIKPTIFTDWTSQKTYSVSYNISCVSNVSGGTYTLYLRFLAYTADNSMYIVHATVPLHIIESALNFGVADAYVKERPGSSYALNGETVVVFSHVDNIGHSDVTVEASVSLSSNGKVYFFENRTLAMKPGDNLVRFEVPVGYDLPEGTYRLEYRIGYDGGSYRYSREIPVRFGVKLVGLSLQSDVVKLGEKNRAYLTLLSERTVGLNLTVETYRNGSLVSNTTTPVTVKGGTDVIEAELPTNVSGNLTSVIELTFDGRVIGSGKVSYKVQAPPVIRNVTYERVSDEEVLFKITMENPNYEEVQGEFGYRIVADGNVLYKDSLQSVLKPGTNEVSLKFELPVGKVVEYEFTLSAMGETSTSKGELYLQPPAPPTTTTTTTTTTASNTTTTTPSGASGGLWIGLVIVAFLLLVAGAFYYTREGGKSKKRTRPKPKRRSPLGRFRRPKEPKFKENKELPKKK; encoded by the coding sequence ATGAGAAAGACAGCGGTTGCGTTTATCCTTTTGATGCTGGTCATGGCGCTTCTCCCCCGGTCCTCGGCTCAGTTCGTCAGTTTCACGACGAACGATGAGATAACCCTGCTGCGCGGCGACTACAGCAGCGGGACGATAATGCTGACGAACGCCGGCGGCTTCAGCTTCAAGGTGGTCAGCTACCAGAAGTTCTGGGTCGAGGATGCGGACGGAAACAAGATTCCGGGCTTCAATCTAACTATCAAGCCAACGATATTCACCGACTGGACATCCCAGAAGACATACTCCGTGTCGTACAACATATCCTGCGTCTCCAACGTCTCCGGCGGAACCTACACCCTCTATCTGCGTTTTCTGGCGTACACCGCCGACAACTCGATGTACATAGTTCACGCCACGGTTCCGCTCCACATAATCGAGAGCGCCCTGAACTTCGGGGTTGCCGACGCCTACGTGAAGGAGAGGCCCGGCTCGTCCTACGCCCTCAACGGAGAAACCGTAGTGGTGTTCTCCCACGTCGACAACATCGGCCACTCGGACGTCACTGTTGAGGCCTCCGTTTCCCTGTCCTCGAACGGCAAGGTCTACTTCTTCGAGAACAGAACGCTGGCTATGAAGCCCGGGGACAACCTGGTACGTTTCGAGGTTCCCGTTGGCTACGACCTCCCGGAGGGAACGTACAGGCTGGAGTACCGCATCGGGTACGACGGCGGAAGCTACAGGTACTCCCGCGAAATCCCGGTTCGTTTCGGGGTTAAACTCGTTGGCCTCTCCCTCCAGTCGGACGTCGTGAAGCTCGGTGAAAAAAACAGGGCCTACCTCACCCTCCTGTCGGAGAGGACGGTTGGCCTCAACCTGACCGTGGAGACCTACAGGAACGGAAGCCTCGTCTCGAACACCACGACACCGGTTACCGTTAAGGGCGGCACGGACGTGATTGAGGCGGAACTTCCGACCAACGTATCAGGAAACCTGACCTCTGTCATAGAGCTGACCTTCGATGGGAGGGTCATTGGAAGCGGTAAGGTCTCCTACAAGGTGCAGGCCCCGCCGGTCATCCGCAACGTGACCTACGAGAGGGTCTCTGACGAGGAGGTCCTGTTTAAAATCACGATGGAGAACCCCAACTACGAGGAGGTTCAGGGCGAATTCGGATACAGAATCGTCGCCGATGGCAACGTCCTCTACAAGGATTCGCTCCAGAGCGTGCTGAAACCGGGAACCAACGAGGTCTCCCTGAAGTTCGAACTGCCCGTGGGGAAGGTCGTCGAGTACGAGTTTACCCTGAGCGCGATGGGCGAAACCAGCACGTCCAAGGGAGAGCTGTACCTGCAGCCCCCTGCGCCCCCAACGACAACCACTACCACCACGACCACCACCGCTTCGAACACCACGACGACAACCCCGTCGGGAGCCTCCGGAGGCCTGTGGATAGGCCTCGTCATCGTGGCCTTCCTCCTGCTCGTCGCCGGGGCTTTCTACTACACCCGCGAGGGCGGAAAATCCAAAAAACGCACCAGGCCCAAACCGAAGAGGCGCTCGCCCCTCGGAAGGTTCAGGAGGCCCAAGGAGCCCAAGTTCAAGGAGAACAAGGAACTCCCCAAGAAGAAGTGA
- the glnA gene encoding type I glutamate--ammonia ligase has product MNDLSMSGVGHGLESKRMMFIQLIFVDINGVPKGMEVPIGRYDEAIEGGIAFDGSSIPGFEGIEDSDLIFKADPSTYAEVPWEGVSRVYGYIYKGDKSYPADPRGVLRDTLEELEKAGFKAYIGPEPEFYLFRKNGSWELQIPDSGGYFDLVTLDKARGIRREIALHMPALGLVPEVLHHEVGKAQHEIDFRYDEALKAADNIISFKHIVKATAEAHGLYATFMPKPLYGFPGNGMHLHISLWKDGKNAFIGDDGLSETALHFLGGVLAHAKALTAVTNPTVNSYKRLVPGYEAPVYISWGYRNRSTLIRVPAFWGNGARIEYRCPDPSANPYLAFAAILMAGLDGIKRKIEPEAYVEENVYEMDDSRRESLGIDTLPKSLGEALEWLKEDKVVRKALGGAYRNFMAYKEREWEGYLEYLGAKGLPEGTKKVTEWELERYFHV; this is encoded by the coding sequence ATGAACGATTTGAGCATGTCCGGCGTGGGGCACGGACTTGAATCAAAGAGGATGATGTTCATCCAGCTCATTTTCGTGGACATCAACGGCGTTCCGAAGGGCATGGAGGTTCCCATAGGAAGATACGACGAAGCTATAGAGGGCGGCATAGCCTTCGATGGCTCCTCGATTCCGGGATTCGAGGGAATAGAGGACAGCGATTTAATTTTCAAAGCGGACCCCTCAACCTACGCCGAAGTCCCATGGGAAGGCGTCTCCAGGGTCTACGGATACATATACAAGGGAGATAAATCCTATCCCGCGGACCCCAGGGGCGTCCTCAGGGATACCCTTGAAGAGCTTGAAAAGGCAGGATTCAAGGCGTACATAGGGCCAGAACCCGAGTTCTACCTCTTCAGGAAGAACGGCTCCTGGGAGCTTCAGATACCCGACAGCGGCGGCTACTTCGACCTGGTGACCCTCGACAAAGCCAGGGGTATACGCAGGGAGATAGCGCTCCACATGCCGGCCCTCGGGCTCGTTCCGGAGGTTCTCCACCACGAGGTCGGGAAGGCCCAGCACGAGATAGACTTCCGCTATGACGAGGCGCTCAAGGCGGCCGACAACATCATCAGCTTCAAGCACATAGTGAAGGCGACCGCCGAGGCCCACGGCCTCTACGCCACGTTCATGCCCAAACCCCTCTACGGATTCCCCGGCAACGGAATGCACCTCCACATAAGCCTCTGGAAGGACGGGAAGAACGCGTTCATCGGCGACGATGGACTCAGCGAAACGGCGCTCCACTTCCTCGGGGGTGTACTCGCCCATGCAAAAGCCCTGACGGCGGTAACGAACCCGACGGTGAACAGCTACAAGCGCCTCGTTCCAGGCTACGAGGCCCCGGTGTACATAAGCTGGGGATACAGGAACAGGAGCACACTGATAAGGGTTCCGGCGTTCTGGGGCAACGGTGCCAGGATAGAGTACCGCTGCCCGGACCCAAGCGCAAACCCCTACCTGGCCTTTGCCGCGATACTGATGGCCGGGCTGGACGGTATAAAAAGGAAAATCGAACCCGAAGCCTACGTGGAGGAGAACGTCTACGAGATGGACGACTCCAGGCGTGAGAGCCTCGGCATAGACACGCTCCCCAAAAGCCTCGGAGAGGCCCTGGAGTGGCTGAAGGAAGATAAAGTTGTCAGGAAAGCCCTGGGCGGGGCGTACAGGAACTTCATGGCTTACAAGGAACGCGAGTGGGAGGGATACCTAGAGTACCTCGGCGCCAAGGGTCTCCCGGAGGGAACAAAGAAGGTAACCGAGTGGGAGCTGGAAAGGTACTTCCACGTCTAG
- a CDS encoding EamA family transporter: MKRGYIFVFLAASMWGTLGIFAKYLDGFGLTPFTMVFYRVFFAIVLLAAYLRLRGIGFSLERSRLRFYALYGFFSIFLFYTLYFYTVTISSVSFAVLLLYTAPVYSIILGRLVFNEPLMREKIAALAMVMLGVLLVNWGDMQFSTKALIFGLLTGLTYALYGVLAKFAVRDDEPEKVLFYTLLFGMLYLLPFTDFSVPSGAVPYLFALAFFPTFLGYVLYNHALREIEVSRASIVATIEPVVAITLAFLLFGETLTLEQLIGAALIIGGSTLVHLREKEKPEETVLEEVLEEIH; encoded by the coding sequence ATGAAGCGAGGTTACATTTTCGTTTTTCTAGCCGCTTCCATGTGGGGGACGCTGGGCATATTCGCCAAGTACCTCGACGGCTTCGGGCTGACCCCCTTCACCATGGTGTTCTACCGCGTTTTCTTCGCCATAGTTCTGCTGGCGGCCTACCTTCGCCTCAGGGGCATAGGGTTCTCCCTCGAGCGCTCCCGCCTTAGGTTCTACGCCCTCTACGGCTTCTTCAGCATCTTCCTCTTCTACACGCTGTACTTCTACACGGTAACGATATCGTCGGTGTCCTTCGCCGTTCTGCTCCTCTACACCGCCCCGGTGTATTCGATAATCCTGGGCAGACTTGTGTTCAACGAGCCCCTGATGAGGGAGAAAATCGCCGCCCTAGCGATGGTTATGCTGGGCGTTCTCCTAGTGAACTGGGGGGACATGCAGTTCTCCACCAAGGCACTGATATTTGGACTGCTGACCGGCCTGACCTACGCGCTCTACGGCGTTCTTGCGAAGTTCGCCGTCAGAGACGATGAGCCGGAGAAGGTACTCTTCTACACGCTCCTCTTCGGCATGCTGTACCTCCTGCCCTTCACGGACTTCTCGGTGCCCTCGGGCGCGGTTCCGTATCTCTTTGCCCTGGCGTTCTTTCCGACGTTCCTTGGATACGTACTCTACAACCATGCGCTGAGGGAGATTGAGGTCAGCAGGGCCAGCATAGTCGCCACGATTGAACCGGTGGTTGCGATAACACTGGCGTTCCTGCTCTTCGGTGAGACCCTCACCCTCGAACAGCTAATCGGGGCTGCCCTCATAATAGGCGGCTCGACGTTGGTGCACCTGAGGGAGAAAGAAAAGCCCGAGGAAACGGTCCTCGAGGAGGTGCTCGAAGAGATCCACTAG
- the priS gene encoding DNA primase catalytic subunit PriS: protein MAELFREATLKERKLYYSKEWSPAKLPDFIVETLENREFGFDHTGEGPSDRKNVFLDVRDLGDYIRATAPYAIYSSVALYEEPKGMSGWLGAELVFDIDAKDLPLRRCSHLHEHGQVCPICLEDAKELARDTLVVLKEDFGFENVHVIYSGRGYHIRVLDEWALGLDGKAREKVLAYVSAAEELNYKKDIESNMIMLSSGYHRVFRLRFGYFIKRINKNHLENFGLSPKQIQDILENTEKIYKEFVLNAKSPNVSFPGSLKRPPRKGEKRSGLMILLNASSTFSKAYFDGRVTVDVKRILRLPSSLHSKVGLVTTYIGPDEKKLERFNPFEDAVPRFRRKEVREAYGEWLEEHGDEL, encoded by the coding sequence ATGGCTGAGCTGTTCAGGGAGGCCACGCTGAAGGAGCGGAAACTCTACTACTCGAAGGAATGGAGCCCCGCGAAACTCCCGGACTTCATAGTCGAAACCTTGGAGAACAGGGAGTTCGGCTTCGACCACACCGGAGAGGGACCGAGCGACAGAAAGAACGTCTTCCTTGATGTTCGCGATCTGGGCGATTACATACGAGCAACGGCCCCGTACGCGATATACTCCAGCGTCGCCCTCTACGAGGAGCCCAAGGGCATGAGCGGCTGGCTGGGAGCCGAACTCGTCTTCGACATAGACGCGAAGGACCTGCCGCTGAGGAGGTGCTCCCACCTTCACGAGCACGGCCAGGTGTGCCCGATATGCCTCGAGGACGCAAAGGAACTGGCGAGGGACACCCTGGTGGTTCTCAAGGAGGACTTCGGCTTCGAGAACGTCCACGTGATATACTCCGGGAGAGGCTACCACATCCGCGTTCTGGATGAATGGGCACTGGGTCTTGACGGAAAGGCCAGGGAGAAGGTGCTGGCTTACGTCAGTGCCGCAGAAGAGTTAAACTACAAGAAGGACATTGAAAGTAATATGATAATGCTCTCCTCCGGCTACCACCGAGTGTTTCGGCTGAGGTTTGGATACTTCATAAAAAGAATTAACAAAAACCACTTAGAGAACTTTGGGTTAAGTCCAAAGCAGATTCAGGACATCCTTGAGAACACAGAAAAGATCTACAAGGAGTTTGTACTAAACGCGAAATCTCCCAACGTGTCTTTTCCTGGCTCCCTTAAAAGACCTCCACGAAAGGGCGAAAAAAGAAGTGGCCTCATGATACTCCTCAATGCATCAAGTACGTTCTCAAAGGCATACTTTGACGGAAGGGTCACTGTTGATGTTAAAAGAATCCTGCGCCTCCCATCGAGCCTCCATTCCAAAGTCGGCCTCGTAACGACCTACATCGGCCCGGACGAGAAAAAACTTGAGCGGTTCAACCCATTCGAGGATGCGGTTCCCAGATTCAGAAGGAAAGAGGTCAGGGAAGCCTACGGGGAGTGGCTGGAAGAGCACGGGGATGAACTGTGA
- a CDS encoding tripartite tricarboxylate transporter permease, with amino-acid sequence MLRELLSGVLAGTISGILPGIHVNTLGAFLATAGIGGNLLLFSMGLTHTFLDVVPSAFLGVPDEGTALGILPAHRLVLRGRAMEVVRIALWASFLAVFMTILLSPVYPVLAGAYNPKIGRAVVCFLALLLILTERGLKKLHAALVFILSGLLGVLAFRLPLRQPYYHLFTGLFGLPVLVMAIVNGTWSLSGGDGKIRMDLKRFMGFSFLGTLLGMMASLIPAFTASQAALIGSFLSRDERSFLTVVFSVNTANFLFSFVNFLETGRVRNGIVALMTPDAVGFLPYYALAALFVSLLVLSYGEPLAAIILKALSRVPYRLLNGTVVVALLLLSLYFDGLLGLLVLTGGAMIGLLAMALGVKRTNCMGVLMLQIIIG; translated from the coding sequence TTGCTCCGGGAACTGCTGAGCGGAGTCCTCGCGGGAACCATTAGCGGTATCCTCCCCGGAATCCACGTGAACACCCTTGGAGCTTTTTTAGCGACCGCGGGGATAGGCGGGAACCTGCTGCTCTTCTCGATGGGTTTAACCCATACGTTCCTGGACGTCGTTCCGTCGGCTTTCCTCGGCGTTCCTGACGAGGGAACGGCCCTTGGAATCCTGCCGGCGCACAGGCTCGTTCTCCGCGGAAGGGCCATGGAGGTCGTTAGGATAGCGCTGTGGGCGAGCTTTCTGGCGGTTTTCATGACGATTCTCCTCTCCCCCGTCTATCCCGTGCTGGCGGGCGCTTACAATCCAAAAATTGGGAGGGCGGTCGTATGCTTTCTGGCCCTTCTCCTGATCCTCACCGAGAGGGGCCTGAAAAAGCTCCACGCGGCTCTGGTGTTCATTCTCTCCGGCCTTCTGGGAGTCCTAGCTTTCCGGCTCCCCCTGAGGCAGCCGTACTACCACCTATTCACGGGGCTCTTCGGTTTGCCTGTGCTCGTTATGGCGATCGTGAATGGGACCTGGAGCCTATCGGGAGGCGATGGAAAAATCAGAATGGACTTGAAACGCTTCATGGGCTTCTCCTTTCTGGGAACCCTCCTTGGGATGATGGCCTCGCTGATCCCAGCGTTCACCGCCTCTCAGGCGGCTCTGATTGGCTCTTTTCTCTCCAGGGACGAGCGCTCGTTTCTGACGGTCGTTTTTTCCGTCAACACCGCCAACTTCCTGTTTTCGTTCGTGAACTTCCTGGAAACCGGGAGGGTGAGAAACGGCATCGTGGCGCTCATGACCCCCGATGCCGTGGGATTCCTGCCGTACTACGCCCTGGCGGCCCTCTTCGTTTCCCTTCTGGTTCTGAGTTACGGCGAGCCGCTGGCGGCCATCATACTCAAGGCCCTGTCACGTGTGCCCTACAGGCTCCTGAACGGTACGGTTGTGGTTGCCCTCCTGCTTCTCTCCCTGTACTTCGACGGCCTCCTGGGACTCCTCGTCCTTACGGGGGGAGCCATGATAGGGCTTCTGGCAATGGCCCTCGGCGTCAAAAGAACGAACTGTATGGGGGTTCTCATGCTCCAAATAATAATCGGATAA